In Rhodothermus marinus DSM 4252, a single genomic region encodes these proteins:
- a CDS encoding RNA-guided endonuclease InsQ/TnpB family protein produces MQTLTLRTRLEPTPAQADALQETLERFAQACNLTLEVARACRTFSKFKLQRLVYGQLRALGLSANLAIRAIARVGRRKGHRAKHYRPTSCDYDQRTLSLRGESVSLSTTHGRLRIPMRLSPYHRYWLARARSVQGGRLLRDRRGRWYVHLTVRVAVPEALPTGRVVGVDLGQRLLAALSTGERLSGGALKTKRLHYRAKRAEIRSKLDRPSERTRSLRRLWARLSGRERRFVRQVLHEASRRIVDGLAPGDVLAIEDLRGLRGRTKRKGKAARHLHQLWPYGLFRHLLEYKARLKGVRVVVVDPAHTSRTCPRCGHIDRRNRRSGRLFRCRACGFQHNADVVAAMNLARRAGSEGMGRCQPAPGAIPAGGREGKPTTSVVGS; encoded by the coding sequence ATGCAGACGCTGACGCTGCGCACACGGCTTGAGCCCACGCCCGCGCAAGCCGACGCCCTCCAGGAAACCCTCGAGCGCTTCGCGCAGGCGTGCAATCTGACGCTGGAGGTGGCCCGTGCATGCCGCACCTTCAGCAAGTTCAAACTCCAGCGGCTCGTCTATGGACAACTCCGCGCGCTGGGCCTGTCGGCCAACCTGGCCATTCGGGCCATCGCCCGCGTGGGAAGGCGCAAAGGGCATCGCGCAAAGCACTACCGCCCCACCTCCTGTGACTATGACCAGCGCACGCTCTCGCTGCGAGGCGAAAGCGTCAGCCTTTCGACTACGCACGGGCGCCTGCGCATTCCCATGCGGCTGAGTCCATACCATCGCTACTGGCTTGCTCGGGCGCGCAGTGTGCAGGGTGGGAGGCTGCTTCGCGACCGACGCGGACGCTGGTATGTCCACCTGACCGTTCGCGTTGCGGTGCCGGAAGCATTGCCGACCGGTCGGGTGGTGGGCGTCGATCTAGGGCAGCGCCTCTTGGCGGCGCTTTCGACGGGCGAGCGTCTGTCCGGGGGCGCGCTCAAGACGAAGCGGCTCCACTACCGCGCAAAACGCGCCGAGATCCGCTCGAAGCTGGATCGCCCTTCCGAACGCACCCGGTCGCTGAGGCGGCTGTGGGCACGGCTTTCGGGGAGGGAGCGGCGCTTTGTGCGGCAGGTGTTGCATGAGGCGAGTCGCCGCATTGTGGACGGCCTTGCGCCCGGCGATGTGCTGGCGATCGAAGACCTTCGCGGTCTTCGCGGACGTACGAAGCGAAAGGGCAAAGCGGCGCGCCACCTGCACCAGTTGTGGCCGTACGGTTTGTTTCGGCACTTGCTGGAATACAAGGCCCGGCTCAAGGGGGTGCGGGTGGTGGTGGTCGATCCGGCGCATACGAGCCGGACGTGTCCGCGTTGTGGGCACATCGATCGGCGCAATCGTCGGAGTGGGCGGCTGTTTCGGTGCCGGGCATGCGGTTTTCAGCACAATGCGGATGTCGTTGCAGCAATGAACCTTGCCCGAAGAGCGGGCTCTGAGGGCATGGGTCGTTGTCAGCCGGCCCCTGGTGCTATCCCGGCCGG
- a CDS encoding sensor histidine kinase, whose translation MPPGPILLLLILLPSGDTASPSVLRLDHAGIVSVTEPYAALLIDPTDTLTLAQVLQSDAWRSPARLTPDLPPGTYWLRLNLVAAPGLSHWLVEIPVDQVTGYVLVDGRLPPRDTLRTGFLVPPRRRDIATFRPPYLSLHLSPDVPHHLYLRVRHNFVSYVSPGVPVPIRLHPIDEALAAERSHRVVQGLLAGLLLAMALYNLFLFLVVRERSYLYYVMLTALLALFWLSASGYLADLFWSSERAYPHAIDFYLLLGAGLGYLCFTVSFLETSRYAPIHHRLLHLLMALLTLPALLGLLGYWVLAEQFAALAALMAALLGFGAGWQAHRRAHPLARYYLLAALPFVLGLVVYVATWWGLLPVVPVTRYSAQFGSAAEALLLSLALGARIRLLTRERAQALLDRTRAEAAERHLQEINALKTHLLGATAHDLRNPLSSVQGLIQTVREELPPDSPHRELLKLAEAASQRMLGTIEQLITASALESGRVTFRRMRVDLVELVAETVHFHQDRATRKQQQLVFLGPSTGSCVVETDPEQLRRALTNLLTNALKFTPSGKRITVQLARHTDTVRLSVRDEGPGLTEADRARLFGYFQRLSAQPTGDEPSSGLGLAITKQIVERLGGRIEVDSTPGQGSTFTIVLPVSSAAS comes from the coding sequence ATGCCGCCCGGCCCCATTCTGTTGTTGCTCATCCTGTTGCCCTCAGGTGATACGGCATCACCTTCTGTTCTTCGCCTTGACCACGCCGGGATCGTATCGGTAACGGAGCCCTACGCCGCCCTGCTCATCGATCCCACCGACACGCTGACGCTTGCCCAGGTCCTTCAATCCGACGCCTGGCGCTCGCCGGCCCGTCTGACGCCCGATCTGCCGCCCGGGACGTACTGGCTCCGGCTGAATCTGGTCGCCGCACCGGGACTTTCGCACTGGCTGGTCGAGATTCCGGTCGATCAGGTGACCGGCTACGTGCTGGTGGACGGCCGTCTGCCGCCTCGCGACACGCTGCGCACCGGCTTTCTGGTGCCGCCCCGGAGGCGCGACATTGCCACCTTCCGTCCGCCCTATCTTTCGCTGCACCTCTCGCCCGACGTACCGCATCATCTGTACCTGCGCGTCCGGCACAACTTCGTCAGCTACGTCTCGCCGGGCGTTCCGGTGCCGATCCGGCTGCACCCGATCGACGAAGCCCTGGCGGCCGAGCGTTCACATCGCGTGGTGCAGGGGTTGCTGGCGGGGCTACTGCTGGCCATGGCGCTCTACAATCTGTTTCTGTTTCTGGTGGTGCGCGAGCGAAGTTACCTGTACTACGTGATGCTGACGGCCCTGCTGGCGCTGTTCTGGCTTTCGGCCTCGGGCTACCTCGCCGATCTGTTCTGGTCCTCCGAGCGCGCCTATCCCCACGCGATCGACTTTTACCTGCTGCTGGGGGCCGGGCTCGGTTACCTGTGCTTCACGGTCTCCTTTCTGGAAACGTCGCGCTATGCGCCGATCCACCATCGGCTGCTGCACCTGTTGATGGCCCTGCTGACGCTCCCCGCTCTGCTGGGCCTGCTCGGCTACTGGGTGCTGGCCGAACAGTTTGCCGCCCTGGCCGCCCTGATGGCGGCGCTGCTCGGCTTCGGGGCCGGCTGGCAGGCCCATCGTCGCGCCCATCCCCTGGCCCGCTATTACCTGCTGGCCGCCTTGCCCTTTGTGCTCGGGCTTGTAGTGTACGTGGCCACCTGGTGGGGCCTGTTGCCCGTCGTGCCGGTTACCCGCTACAGCGCCCAGTTCGGTTCGGCTGCCGAGGCGCTGCTCCTGTCGCTGGCACTGGGCGCCCGCATCCGCCTGCTGACGCGCGAACGCGCGCAGGCCCTGCTGGACCGCACCCGGGCCGAGGCCGCCGAACGGCACCTTCAGGAAATCAATGCGCTGAAAACCCACCTGCTGGGCGCTACCGCCCATGACCTGCGCAATCCACTGAGCAGCGTGCAGGGATTGATCCAGACCGTACGCGAGGAGCTTCCGCCCGACAGCCCTCATCGGGAACTGCTCAAGCTGGCCGAAGCAGCCAGTCAGCGCATGCTGGGCACCATCGAGCAGCTGATCACCGCCTCGGCACTGGAAAGCGGGCGGGTTACCTTCCGGCGCATGCGCGTGGATCTGGTCGAACTGGTCGCGGAAACCGTCCACTTCCATCAGGACCGCGCCACCCGTAAGCAGCAGCAACTCGTTTTCCTGGGACCGTCTACAGGATCCTGCGTGGTGGAGACCGATCCCGAGCAACTGCGGCGGGCCCTGACGAACCTGCTCACCAATGCGCTCAAGTTTACGCCTTCCGGCAAGCGTATCACAGTGCAACTCGCCCGCCATACCGACACGGTGCGGCTGAGCGTCCGAGACGAAGGCCCCGGCCTGACCGAAGCCGATCGTGCGCGACTGTTCGGGTATTTTCAGCGTCTTTCGGCGCAACCCACCGGCGACGAACCGTCGAGCGGGCTGGGCCTGGCCATCACGAAGCAGATCGTCGAGCGCCTGGGCGGCCGAATCGAAGTCGACAGCACCCCCGGCCAGGGCAGCACGTTTACGATCGTGCTGCCCGTCTCTTCTGCTGCTTCGTAG
- a CDS encoding RluA family pseudouridine synthase has translation MLEVAELPVLYLDNHLLVINKPSGLRSQGDRSGAPTVLSLGKALIKERFNKPGNVYLGLVHRLDAPVSGVMVLARTSKAAARLMQQFRERTVEKVYLALVEGELEGSGTWEDFIAPARDHMRLVPEDHPFGKRAVLHWQALMTRNGLTLMRLVPETGRKHQIRVQLAFRGYPILGDRRYRARRWLAPGQMALHAWKLALTHPTRRERMQWTAPVPSFWDEAFRVRVDRLLAYLEASGPEGIR, from the coding sequence ATGCTGGAGGTAGCGGAACTCCCTGTGCTGTACCTGGACAACCACCTGCTGGTCATCAACAAGCCGTCGGGATTGCGCAGTCAGGGCGATCGGAGCGGGGCGCCGACCGTGCTCTCGCTGGGCAAGGCGCTGATCAAGGAGCGCTTCAACAAGCCCGGAAACGTCTATCTGGGGCTGGTGCATCGGCTGGATGCGCCGGTGTCGGGCGTGATGGTACTGGCCCGTACGTCCAAGGCGGCCGCCCGACTGATGCAGCAGTTCCGGGAACGCACGGTGGAAAAGGTGTACCTGGCGCTGGTGGAAGGCGAGCTGGAAGGCAGCGGCACCTGGGAGGATTTCATTGCCCCGGCCCGCGACCACATGCGTCTGGTGCCGGAAGACCATCCGTTCGGGAAACGCGCTGTTCTGCACTGGCAAGCGCTCATGACGCGCAACGGCCTGACGCTCATGCGCCTGGTGCCCGAAACCGGCCGCAAGCACCAGATCCGGGTGCAACTGGCCTTCCGGGGCTATCCCATCCTCGGCGACCGGCGCTACCGGGCGCGTCGCTGGCTGGCGCCCGGACAGATGGCACTGCACGCCTGGAAGCTGGCGCTCACGCATCCGACCCGCCGCGAGCGCATGCAGTGGACGGCACCCGTGCCGTCCTTCTGGGACGAAGCCTTCCGGGTGCGCGTCGATCGATTGCTGGCCTATCTGGAAGCTTCCGGTCCCGAAGGCATCCGGTAA
- a CDS encoding family 4C encapsulin nanocompartment shell protein — MTVLEYTPDDDEMLPFIHDSLRQLQEAGHEARYILVGRTAYRRLCKAIGRQFQRGAGRFETYQHIPIVVDPFRDEEVCVVPAPAVCAEEVHGYRMPSGPEASR, encoded by the coding sequence ATGACGGTTCTGGAATATACGCCGGATGACGACGAAATGCTGCCGTTCATTCACGACAGCCTGCGCCAGCTGCAGGAAGCCGGGCACGAAGCCCGCTACATTCTGGTAGGTCGGACGGCCTATCGGCGGCTGTGCAAGGCAATCGGGCGGCAGTTCCAGCGCGGAGCCGGTCGCTTCGAGACCTATCAGCACATTCCCATCGTGGTCGATCCGTTCCGCGACGAAGAGGTCTGCGTCGTACCGGCCCCGGCCGTCTGCGCCGAGGAAGTGCATGGTTACCGGATGCCTTCGGGACCGGAAGCTTCCAGATAG
- the hemF gene encoding oxygen-dependent coproporphyrinogen oxidase, which produces MMDDHARVNRLREEPRTDIPMAHRVQRFVEALQRHICKAIEDVDGAAQFRRDPWKYREGGGGLTCVLENGAVFEKAGVNTSAIWGQLTERAARAIGVHPAPFFATGLSLVIHPRSPYVPSVHANFRYFALGDDLFHPEDQWFGGGADLTPYYPFLEDVQHFHRVWKEVCDRHPGVADYARFKAACDAYFYLPHRGEMRGVGGIFYDYLRDDPEGAFFFTREAGRAFLRSYLPIVERRRDMPYGERERHFQLLRRGRYVEFNLIYDRGTRFGLESNGRTESILMSLPPEVRWQYDWRPVPGSPEEAALWFFQPRDWLALTEADVPQP; this is translated from the coding sequence ATGATGGACGATCATGCCCGCGTCAATCGGTTGCGCGAGGAACCACGCACCGACATTCCGATGGCGCATCGCGTGCAGCGCTTTGTTGAAGCGCTGCAGCGGCACATCTGCAAGGCCATAGAAGACGTCGACGGCGCCGCGCAGTTTCGGCGCGATCCCTGGAAGTATCGCGAAGGGGGTGGGGGACTGACCTGCGTGCTGGAAAACGGTGCCGTCTTCGAAAAGGCGGGCGTCAACACGTCGGCCATCTGGGGACAACTCACAGAGCGAGCGGCCCGGGCCATCGGCGTGCATCCCGCCCCGTTTTTCGCCACGGGCCTTTCGCTGGTCATTCATCCCCGTTCGCCCTACGTCCCCAGTGTCCACGCCAACTTCCGCTACTTCGCGCTGGGTGACGACCTGTTTCACCCAGAGGATCAGTGGTTCGGTGGCGGCGCGGATCTGACGCCCTACTATCCGTTCCTGGAAGACGTGCAGCACTTTCACCGCGTCTGGAAGGAGGTGTGCGACCGGCATCCGGGCGTGGCCGACTACGCGCGCTTCAAGGCGGCCTGCGACGCGTATTTCTACCTGCCGCATCGGGGCGAAATGCGCGGGGTGGGCGGTATTTTCTACGACTACCTGCGTGACGATCCCGAAGGCGCGTTTTTCTTCACCCGGGAGGCCGGCCGCGCCTTCCTGCGCTCGTACCTGCCCATCGTCGAGCGCCGCAGGGATATGCCCTACGGCGAGCGCGAGCGGCACTTTCAGCTGCTGCGACGTGGCCGCTACGTGGAGTTCAACCTGATCTACGACCGGGGCACGCGCTTCGGACTGGAGTCGAACGGTCGCACCGAAAGCATCCTGATGAGCCTGCCGCCCGAGGTGCGCTGGCAGTACGACTGGCGTCCCGTGCCCGGCTCGCCCGAAGAGGCGGCGCTCTGGTTCTTCCAGCCGCGCGACTGGCTGGCACTGACCGAGGCCGACGTGCCGCAGCCGTAG
- a CDS encoding CDP-alcohol phosphatidyltransferase family protein, with translation MQGTTEARRAWRTPEIEEPTNRYFIHPLSWALVQRLARWGVHPNTVSLVGLALGAGAAVAYYHYPLWWACVLGFLLMIGWHVMDGADGQLARLTGRTSEIGKVLDGLCDHGTFVLIYISLALATYPSAGWIAWALAVLAGVSHIVQASTYEFQRQSYDYWVHNKQNARPVTPEVFRATLAEKRGLARWMGQLYLVYLRVQYGVGAADLELMGLLEEAREKFAYPEKARQMYRYVHRPLVRRWAIMSSNYRTLAIFIACLYGKPLAFFVFELVVLNLIFLLLVVQLRIRNRRFRLWLRRHLEGKPADAWLQR, from the coding sequence ATGCAAGGTACGACGGAAGCGCGGCGCGCCTGGCGCACGCCGGAGATTGAAGAGCCGACCAATCGGTATTTCATTCATCCGCTGAGCTGGGCGCTGGTGCAGCGGCTGGCGCGCTGGGGCGTACACCCCAACACGGTCTCGCTGGTAGGACTGGCCCTGGGTGCCGGGGCCGCGGTGGCCTACTACCACTACCCGCTCTGGTGGGCCTGCGTGCTGGGCTTTCTGCTGATGATCGGCTGGCACGTCATGGACGGTGCCGACGGCCAGCTGGCCCGCCTCACCGGACGCACTTCCGAGATCGGCAAGGTGCTCGACGGCCTGTGCGACCACGGCACCTTCGTGCTGATCTACATCAGCCTGGCGCTGGCGACCTATCCGTCGGCAGGCTGGATCGCCTGGGCGCTGGCCGTACTGGCCGGCGTCAGCCATATCGTGCAGGCCAGCACCTACGAATTTCAGCGGCAGTCCTACGACTACTGGGTGCACAACAAGCAGAACGCGCGGCCGGTCACGCCTGAAGTATTTCGCGCAACGCTGGCAGAAAAGCGCGGGCTGGCCCGATGGATGGGGCAGCTCTACCTGGTCTATCTGCGCGTGCAGTACGGCGTGGGTGCGGCCGACCTGGAACTGATGGGATTGCTGGAAGAGGCGCGGGAAAAGTTCGCCTATCCCGAGAAGGCGCGGCAGATGTACCGCTACGTGCACCGGCCGCTGGTGCGCCGCTGGGCGATCATGAGCTCGAACTACCGCACGCTGGCCATTTTCATCGCCTGCCTGTACGGCAAGCCGCTGGCTTTTTTTGTGTTCGAACTGGTCGTGCTCAACCTGATCTTTCTGCTGCTGGTTGTGCAGCTGCGGATCCGGAACCGGCGCTTCCGATTGTGGTTGCGCCGCCATCTGGAAGGAAAGCCGGCAGATGCCTGGCTGCAACGGTAA
- a CDS encoding inositol-3-phosphate synthase, with protein MSEAVSIAPPEGKLLVLTPGLGAVATTFIAGVEAVRQGRARPYGSLTQLQTIRLGRRSAGRNPLIKEFLPLAELDDLVFGAWDIFPDDAYEAAMRAQVLEERDLKPLEDFLRTIRPMPAAFDRQYVRRLDGPNVKKARTKKELAEMLREDIRRTIEETGATRAVMIWCGSTEVYTRPSDCHRSIEAFEAGLKANDPSITPSQLYAYAAIMEGVPYANGAPNLSADVPALEQLAEEKGVPIAGKDFKTGQTMLKTVVAPAFKMRMLGVRGWFSTNILGNRDGEVLDDIDSFRAKEVTKSGVLDTILQPDLYPELYGNLYHKVRINFYPPRGDAKESWDNIDIFGWMGYPMQIKINFLCRDSILAAPIVLDLALFLDLAARAGLKGIQEWLSFYFKSPHVQEGHVPEHDLFIQHIRLKNTLRVLGGESPITHLSEEFELYENLR; from the coding sequence ATGAGCGAAGCTGTTTCGATCGCGCCCCCGGAGGGCAAGTTGCTGGTGCTCACGCCGGGCCTGGGCGCCGTGGCGACCACGTTTATTGCGGGCGTCGAGGCGGTCCGTCAGGGGCGTGCCCGGCCCTACGGATCGCTGACGCAATTGCAGACGATCCGGCTGGGACGCCGCTCGGCCGGACGTAACCCGCTGATCAAGGAGTTTCTTCCGCTGGCCGAACTCGACGATCTGGTCTTCGGTGCCTGGGACATCTTCCCGGACGACGCCTACGAGGCGGCCATGCGCGCGCAGGTGCTCGAAGAGCGCGACCTGAAGCCGCTCGAGGACTTCCTGCGCACAATCCGGCCCATGCCGGCCGCCTTCGACCGCCAGTATGTGCGTCGGCTCGACGGACCTAACGTCAAAAAGGCCCGCACGAAGAAGGAGCTGGCCGAGATGCTCCGCGAGGACATCCGGCGCACGATCGAGGAGACCGGCGCCACGCGGGCCGTCATGATCTGGTGCGGTTCGACCGAGGTGTACACGCGCCCGTCGGACTGCCACCGCTCGATCGAAGCCTTCGAGGCGGGCCTGAAGGCCAACGATCCGTCGATCACGCCCTCGCAGCTCTATGCCTACGCGGCCATCATGGAGGGCGTGCCCTATGCCAACGGCGCGCCGAACCTGTCGGCCGACGTGCCCGCCCTCGAGCAACTGGCCGAGGAAAAAGGCGTGCCCATCGCCGGCAAGGACTTCAAGACCGGCCAGACCATGCTCAAGACGGTGGTGGCGCCGGCCTTCAAGATGCGCATGCTGGGCGTGCGCGGCTGGTTCTCGACGAACATCCTGGGCAACCGCGACGGCGAGGTACTCGACGACATCGACAGTTTCCGCGCCAAGGAGGTGACCAAGTCGGGCGTGCTCGATACGATCCTGCAGCCCGATCTGTATCCGGAGCTCTACGGCAACCTCTACCACAAGGTGCGGATCAACTTCTACCCGCCGCGCGGCGACGCCAAGGAGAGCTGGGATAACATCGACATTTTCGGCTGGATGGGCTACCCGATGCAGATCAAGATCAACTTCCTGTGTCGGGACTCCATCCTGGCCGCGCCGATTGTGTTAGATCTGGCGCTGTTTCTGGACCTGGCCGCGCGGGCCGGCCTCAAGGGCATTCAGGAGTGGCTCTCGTTCTACTTCAAGAGCCCGCATGTGCAGGAGGGCCACGTGCCCGAGCACGACCTGTTCATCCAGCACATCCGGCTGAAGAATACGCTGCGCGTGCTGGGGGGCGAGTCGCCCATCACGCATCTGTCCGAAGAGTTCGAGCTGTACGAGAACCTGAGATGA
- a CDS encoding NTP transferase domain-containing protein has translation MIQDGAGPRTGIVLAAGLGSRLAGARPGFQLKPLTPVAGMPLILRTLRSVALAGCREVIIVVGYHGEEVQEAVRRHYRGPLRVHFAHNPHYKLQNGLSVLAARPYVKEAPFLLTMADHVLGDELMALVRTHRPPADGATLLVDYRIDQIFDLDDATKVRVEDGWIVDIGKHLTDFNAIDTGVFVCTFALMDALEAVYREQGDASLSDGVRRLARVRRMAALDIGDGFWQDVDTPEMLAYAERRLLEMARSE, from the coding sequence ATGATACAGGATGGCGCAGGGCCCCGGACGGGCATTGTGCTGGCGGCCGGACTGGGTTCGCGGCTGGCCGGTGCCCGCCCGGGGTTTCAATTGAAACCCCTGACCCCGGTGGCCGGCATGCCACTGATTCTGCGCACGCTGCGGAGTGTGGCGCTGGCCGGCTGCCGGGAAGTGATCATTGTCGTGGGCTACCACGGCGAGGAGGTGCAGGAGGCGGTCCGCCGGCACTACCGCGGGCCGCTTCGGGTGCACTTCGCCCACAACCCGCATTACAAGCTGCAGAACGGCCTGTCGGTGCTGGCCGCGCGGCCGTACGTGAAGGAGGCGCCCTTTCTGCTCACCATGGCCGATCACGTGCTGGGGGACGAACTCATGGCCCTGGTACGCACGCATCGGCCCCCGGCAGACGGCGCCACGCTGCTGGTGGACTACCGCATCGACCAGATCTTCGACCTGGACGACGCCACCAAGGTGCGCGTCGAGGACGGCTGGATCGTGGACATCGGCAAGCACCTGACCGACTTCAACGCCATCGACACGGGCGTTTTCGTCTGTACCTTTGCGCTGATGGACGCGCTGGAGGCCGTCTACCGGGAGCAGGGCGATGCGTCGCTCTCCGACGGCGTGCGCCGACTGGCCCGCGTCCGCCGCATGGCCGCGCTCGACATCGGCGACGGCTTCTGGCAGGACGTCGACACGCCTGAGATGCTCGCCTACGCCGAGCGCCGCCTGCTGGAAATGGCCCGATCCGAATAA
- the pckA gene encoding phosphoenolpyruvate carboxykinase (ATP): MNTTMDLRNYGLHVPHVLRNPSPAVLYEEAVRYDARAAIVSSGALACTSGAKTGRSPADKRIVEHPESQENIWWGPINIPLDEHTFLINRERALDYLNTRERLYVIDGFAGWDPKYRIKVRVICERPYHALFMHNMLIRPTREELAQFGEPDYVIFNAGRFPANRYTSHMTSKTSVDLSFERGEMVILGTEYAGEMKKGIFTVMNYLMPLRGVLSMHCSANEGPDGDVTLFFGLSGTGKTTLSADPKRRLIGDDEHCWTDEGVFNIEGGCYAKVINLSPEGEPQIYNAIRFGTVLENVVFDPETREVDYADASITENTRASYPIEFIDNAKIPCMGGHPRNIIFLAYDAFGVLPPVARLTPEQAMYHFISGYTAKVAGTEVGVTEPQATFSACFGAAFLVWHPFKYAEMLAERMRRHNTQAWLINTGLTGGPYGVGHRIKLAHTRAIIDAIHDGTLAEVPTVVDERFGFAIPTRCPGVPEEILQPRNTWSDPAAYDEMADRLARLFAQNFEKYRAGCSREVAEAGPRVVKV; the protein is encoded by the coding sequence ATGAACACAACCATGGATCTGCGCAATTACGGCTTGCATGTGCCGCACGTGTTGCGGAACCCCTCTCCGGCGGTGCTCTACGAGGAGGCGGTGCGCTACGATGCCCGGGCGGCCATCGTCAGCAGCGGGGCGCTGGCCTGCACCTCCGGCGCCAAGACGGGACGCAGCCCGGCCGACAAACGCATTGTCGAACACCCGGAAAGCCAGGAAAACATCTGGTGGGGCCCCATCAACATTCCGCTCGATGAACACACGTTTCTGATCAACCGTGAGCGGGCCCTCGACTACCTGAATACCCGGGAGCGGCTCTACGTGATCGACGGCTTTGCCGGCTGGGATCCCAAGTACCGGATCAAGGTGCGGGTGATCTGCGAGCGCCCCTACCACGCCCTCTTCATGCACAACATGCTGATTCGTCCCACCCGCGAGGAGCTGGCTCAGTTCGGTGAACCGGACTACGTGATCTTCAACGCGGGGCGCTTCCCGGCCAACCGCTACACCTCGCACATGACCTCGAAGACGAGCGTCGATCTCTCTTTCGAGCGGGGCGAGATGGTGATCCTCGGCACGGAGTACGCCGGGGAGATGAAAAAGGGCATTTTCACCGTGATGAATTACCTGATGCCGCTGCGCGGTGTGCTCTCGATGCACTGCTCGGCCAACGAAGGACCGGACGGCGACGTGACGCTGTTCTTCGGGCTGTCGGGCACGGGCAAAACGACGCTTTCGGCCGATCCCAAACGCCGCCTGATCGGCGACGACGAGCACTGCTGGACGGACGAGGGCGTCTTCAACATCGAGGGAGGCTGCTATGCCAAGGTGATCAACCTTTCACCCGAAGGCGAGCCGCAGATCTACAACGCGATCCGGTTCGGGACCGTGCTCGAAAACGTCGTCTTCGATCCGGAAACGCGCGAGGTGGACTATGCCGACGCCTCCATTACGGAGAACACCCGCGCCTCCTACCCCATCGAGTTCATCGACAACGCCAAGATTCCCTGCATGGGCGGCCACCCGCGCAACATCATCTTTCTGGCCTACGATGCCTTCGGTGTGCTGCCGCCGGTGGCCCGCCTGACGCCCGAACAGGCCATGTATCACTTCATCAGCGGCTACACGGCCAAGGTGGCCGGTACTGAGGTGGGCGTGACCGAACCGCAGGCCACGTTCTCGGCCTGCTTCGGCGCCGCCTTCCTGGTGTGGCATCCGTTCAAATATGCCGAGATGCTGGCCGAGCGCATGCGGCGTCACAACACGCAGGCCTGGCTGATCAACACCGGGCTGACCGGCGGCCCCTACGGCGTCGGCCACCGCATCAAGCTGGCCCATACTCGGGCCATCATCGACGCCATCCACGACGGCACGCTGGCCGAGGTGCCCACCGTGGTGGACGAACGCTTCGGCTTTGCCATCCCCACGCGCTGCCCGGGCGTGCCGGAAGAGATCCTGCAGCCGCGCAACACCTGGAGCGATCCGGCGGCCTACGACGAGATGGCCGATCGGCTGGCACGGCTGTTTGCTCAGAACTTCGAGAAGTACCGCGCCGGTTGCTCCCGCGAAGTGGCCGAAGCCGGCCCGCGCGTGGTGAAGGTGTGA